The proteins below come from a single Microbacterium sp. SLBN-154 genomic window:
- a CDS encoding ABC transporter substrate-binding protein — protein MRHSTRRVLAAGAAALTAALVLTACSGGGSDSGSGDASGGGSDDELTPVTLQLQWLPQAQFAGYFAAADQGFFEEEGLEVEIIPSGGDIVPQDALAAGDVDFAIAWVPKVLGSIEAGANLTNIAQIFQRSGTLQVSWADAGIESVADFEGKRIGSWGFGNEWEIFAAMAAEGLDSTTVEIITQDFNMNAFLQGDIDAAQAMTYNEYAQLLETVDPDTGELYQPEDFSVISYQDTVGAMLQDAIWADTERLESDEAYAETAVAFLKAVIKGWAFARDNPEEAADITLASGSGWGPSHELWMMNETNKLIWPAADGIGIIDEAAWTQTVEGALAAVNETGARLITEEPPATAYDNQYIQQALDELEADGVDVFGESFEPIEVELQEGGN, from the coding sequence ATGAGACACAGCACACGCCGCGTGCTCGCGGCCGGAGCAGCCGCGCTGACTGCGGCGCTCGTCCTCACCGCCTGCTCGGGCGGCGGCTCTGATTCGGGTTCGGGTGACGCCTCGGGCGGCGGCTCCGACGACGAGCTGACCCCGGTGACGCTCCAGCTGCAGTGGCTGCCGCAGGCGCAGTTCGCCGGCTACTTCGCCGCCGCCGACCAGGGCTTCTTCGAAGAAGAGGGTCTGGAGGTGGAGATCATCCCGTCCGGCGGCGACATCGTGCCGCAGGACGCCCTCGCCGCCGGCGACGTCGACTTCGCCATCGCCTGGGTGCCCAAGGTGCTCGGCTCGATCGAGGCGGGCGCCAACCTCACGAACATCGCCCAGATCTTCCAGCGCTCGGGCACCCTCCAGGTCTCGTGGGCCGACGCGGGCATCGAGTCGGTCGCCGACTTCGAGGGCAAGCGGATCGGCTCGTGGGGGTTCGGCAACGAGTGGGAGATCTTCGCGGCGATGGCCGCCGAGGGTCTGGACTCCACGACCGTGGAGATCATCACGCAGGACTTCAACATGAACGCCTTCCTGCAGGGCGACATCGACGCGGCGCAGGCGATGACCTACAACGAGTACGCCCAGCTGCTCGAGACCGTCGACCCCGACACCGGCGAGCTGTACCAGCCCGAGGACTTCTCGGTCATCAGCTACCAGGACACCGTCGGAGCCATGCTGCAGGACGCCATCTGGGCCGACACCGAGCGTCTGGAGTCCGACGAGGCGTACGCCGAGACGGCCGTGGCGTTCCTGAAGGCCGTCATCAAGGGGTGGGCGTTTGCGCGCGACAATCCCGAGGAGGCCGCCGACATCACCCTCGCGTCGGGGTCGGGCTGGGGCCCGAGCCACGAGCTGTGGATGATGAACGAGACCAACAAGCTCATCTGGCCCGCGGCGGACGGCATCGGAATCATCGACGAAGCGGCGTGGACTCAGACCGTCGAGGGCGCCCTCGCCGCCGTCAACGAGACCGGTGCGCGGCTCATCACCGAAGAGCCTCCGGCGACGGCATACGACAACCAGTACATCCAGCAGGCGCTCGATGAGCTGGAGGCCGACGGCGTCGACGTGTTCGGCGAGTCCTTCGAGCCCATCGAGGTCGAGCTGCAGGAGGGCGGCAACTGA
- a CDS encoding ABC transporter permease → MTAATAERLRIIAPIVVGLIFLGVWQLLVGVVGVSDYLLPSPAAIAEEFIAFAPAIADATLVTGTNALLGLVVGTVLAVLLAALAARWQAVDGMSAPVVAALAVVPIVALAPVLNSMFGADSQFGRQAIAALASFVPVFVNTLRGLRQTRPVHRDLMRSYAASSSQAFRVVTLPTAAPFLLTGIRIASSLAVISALVAEYFGGPRGGLGSFISTSAATSAYARAWAYVAAAIALGLVFFLVTAALERLVLRRISPGGAR, encoded by the coding sequence ATGACAGCCGCAACCGCCGAGCGCCTCCGGATCATCGCCCCGATCGTCGTCGGGCTGATCTTCCTCGGCGTGTGGCAGCTGCTGGTCGGGGTCGTCGGCGTCTCGGACTACCTGCTTCCCAGTCCCGCGGCCATCGCGGAGGAGTTCATCGCCTTCGCCCCCGCGATCGCCGACGCGACCCTCGTCACCGGAACGAACGCGCTCCTGGGACTCGTCGTCGGCACCGTCCTCGCTGTGCTGCTCGCGGCCCTCGCCGCACGGTGGCAGGCCGTCGACGGGATGTCGGCGCCGGTCGTCGCCGCACTCGCGGTCGTGCCGATCGTGGCGCTGGCCCCGGTGCTGAACTCGATGTTCGGTGCCGACAGCCAGTTCGGGCGCCAGGCGATCGCGGCTCTGGCGTCGTTCGTTCCCGTCTTCGTCAACACCCTCCGCGGCCTTCGTCAGACCCGCCCGGTGCACCGCGACCTCATGCGCAGCTACGCCGCCAGCTCGTCGCAGGCCTTCCGCGTGGTGACGCTGCCGACGGCCGCGCCGTTCCTTCTCACCGGCATCCGGATCGCCAGCTCGCTCGCGGTCATCTCCGCCCTGGTGGCCGAGTACTTCGGCGGGCCGCGCGGGGGCCTGGGGAGCTTCATCTCCACCTCGGCCGCCACGAGCGCGTATGCGCGCGCCTGGGCCTATGTCGCCGCGGCCATCGCGCTGGGGCTCGTGTTCTTCCTGGTCACCGCGGCGCTCGAACGTCTGGTCCTGCGCCGCATCTCTCCCGGAGGTGCGCGATGA
- a CDS encoding ABC transporter ATP-binding protein: MSAPTPTAPPVTATAAVSVTDVTKTFASASGEVQALTAVDLTVAPGEFVSLIGPSGCGKSTLLRLIADLDTASSGHIEVFGKDPSRARRDQDYGIAFQQAGLLPWRTVAANIALPLEIHGVGAADRRTRVTELTEMVGLTDFADRYPDQLSGGMQQRVAIARALAEQPRLLLMDEPFGALDEMTRERMQTELARIATETGAAVVFVTHSIPEAVFLSDRVVVMSPRPGRITSVVDVSFGATRRDEALREASVFFDSVTAVRAALHGETDGERAATREMR, from the coding sequence ATGAGCGCCCCCACCCCCACCGCCCCACCGGTCACCGCGACAGCGGCGGTCTCGGTGACCGACGTGACCAAGACCTTCGCCTCGGCATCGGGCGAGGTGCAGGCTCTCACCGCGGTCGACCTCACCGTCGCCCCCGGCGAGTTCGTGTCGCTGATCGGTCCGTCCGGGTGCGGAAAGTCGACGCTCCTGCGGCTCATCGCCGACCTCGACACGGCATCGTCGGGGCACATCGAGGTCTTCGGCAAAGACCCCTCCCGCGCCCGCCGCGACCAGGACTACGGCATCGCCTTCCAGCAGGCGGGTCTCCTGCCCTGGCGCACCGTGGCGGCGAACATCGCTCTGCCCCTGGAGATCCACGGCGTCGGCGCCGCCGATCGGCGAACGCGCGTGACCGAGCTCACCGAGATGGTCGGACTCACCGACTTCGCCGACCGGTACCCCGACCAGCTGTCAGGAGGGATGCAGCAGCGCGTCGCGATCGCGCGCGCCCTCGCCGAGCAGCCGCGGCTGCTGCTGATGGATGAGCCGTTCGGCGCCCTGGACGAGATGACGCGCGAGCGCATGCAGACCGAGCTCGCGCGCATCGCGACCGAGACCGGCGCGGCCGTCGTCTTCGTCACCCACTCCATCCCCGAGGCGGTCTTCCTCTCGGATCGGGTGGTCGTCATGTCGCCACGCCCGGGGCGGATCACCTCGGTGGTGGATGTGAGCTTCGGGGCCACCCGTCGCGACGAGGCCCTGCGCGAGGCATCCGTCTTCTTCGACAGCGTGACCGCTGTGCGCGCGGCCCTCCACGGCGAGACCGACGGCGAGCGCGCCGCGACCCGGGAGATGCGATGA
- a CDS encoding ABC transporter permease, producing MTRTDVAPDVVTAAARSTSVRAARPGGRRGGRRGAAWLWGVVGVAAVILLWEVYKLLAPENGVIVGDVRILPRTTDLAMPHVWDMVIRLAEPVTRQDGSPPLWAAVALAALTTLGIAAAGWLVGLVIGMALALVMQRWQLAEWGLLPWIILSQTVPLIAFAPIVRSWGSRIEIAGAQWQDWMSVAVIASYLAFFPIAVGALRGLQSPERLHAELFHTYSAGYWQTLWRLRLPAAVPYLLPALRLGAANAVVGAVVAEVSTGLQGGIGRLLIQFAGQASGDPAKAWGPIFGAVALGLIAAGSIAVLGVILKNYRRGEVTA from the coding sequence ATGACGAGAACGGATGTCGCTCCCGACGTCGTCACCGCCGCGGCCCGGTCCACCTCGGTCCGTGCCGCCCGCCCCGGCGGACGCCGGGGCGGGCGCCGGGGCGCGGCGTGGCTCTGGGGCGTCGTCGGCGTCGCCGCCGTCATCCTGCTCTGGGAGGTGTACAAGCTCCTCGCGCCCGAGAACGGGGTGATCGTCGGCGACGTGCGCATCCTCCCGCGCACCACCGACCTCGCCATGCCCCACGTCTGGGACATGGTGATCCGTCTGGCAGAACCCGTCACCCGGCAGGACGGCTCTCCCCCGCTCTGGGCGGCGGTGGCCCTCGCGGCCCTCACCACGCTGGGGATCGCGGCGGCCGGATGGCTCGTGGGCCTTGTGATCGGCATGGCGCTCGCCCTGGTGATGCAGCGCTGGCAGCTGGCGGAGTGGGGACTTCTCCCCTGGATCATCCTCAGCCAGACCGTCCCGCTGATCGCCTTTGCGCCGATCGTCCGCAGCTGGGGGTCTCGGATCGAGATCGCCGGCGCTCAGTGGCAGGACTGGATGTCGGTGGCCGTGATCGCCTCCTACCTCGCGTTCTTCCCCATCGCCGTCGGCGCCCTCCGCGGGCTGCAGTCCCCGGAGCGCCTCCACGCCGAGCTCTTCCACACCTACTCCGCCGGATACTGGCAGACCCTGTGGCGCCTGCGGCTCCCGGCCGCGGTGCCCTACCTCCTTCCGGCCCTGCGTCTCGGGGCGGCGAACGCCGTCGTCGGCGCGGTCGTCGCCGAGGTGTCCACGGGCCTCCAGGGCGGGATCGGCCGGCTCCTCATCCAGTTCGCCGGCCAGGCCTCGGGCGACCCCGCCAAGGCCTGGGGCCCGATCTTCGGCGCTGTGGCTCTCGGGCTCATCGCCGCCGGATCGATCGCGGTCCTCGGCGTCATCCTGAAGAACTATCGACGAGGCGAGGTCACCGCATGA
- a CDS encoding TIGR03842 family LLM class F420-dependent oxidoreductase, whose amino-acid sequence MDFGVVLQTNPPAARTVQLAKLAEAHGFSHVWTFDSHLLWQEPYVIHSAILAETTRVIVGPFVTNPATRDWTVTASVFATLNEMYGNRTICGIGRGDSAVRVTNGKPTTLKELRESIHVIRELGNSRPVEYNGATLQFPWSRGSELDVWVAAYGPLALKLTGEVGDGFILQLADLDIAAWMITTVREAAEAAGRDPDSIAFCVAAPMYIGTDRAHMREQCRWFGGMVGNHVADIVAKYGQHGAVPDALTEYIAGRTGYDYNTHGKADNDHVDFVPDEIVERFCILGTAEEHIAKLEQLRALGVTQFAGYLQHDNKEETLRVYGETVIPALQAHVAAKK is encoded by the coding sequence ATGGACTTCGGTGTCGTCCTGCAGACCAACCCGCCCGCGGCCCGCACCGTGCAGCTGGCGAAGCTCGCCGAGGCGCACGGGTTCAGTCACGTGTGGACCTTCGACTCGCACCTGCTGTGGCAGGAGCCGTACGTCATCCACTCGGCGATCCTCGCCGAGACCACGCGCGTCATCGTCGGGCCGTTCGTGACGAACCCGGCCACCCGCGACTGGACGGTCACCGCCTCGGTGTTCGCGACCCTCAACGAGATGTATGGCAACCGCACCATCTGCGGCATCGGCCGGGGCGACTCGGCCGTGCGGGTGACGAACGGCAAGCCGACGACGCTGAAGGAGCTGCGGGAGTCGATCCACGTCATCCGCGAGCTCGGCAACTCGCGCCCGGTGGAGTACAACGGCGCCACCCTGCAGTTCCCCTGGAGCCGCGGGTCGGAGCTCGACGTGTGGGTCGCCGCCTACGGTCCCCTCGCCCTCAAGCTCACCGGGGAGGTCGGCGACGGCTTCATCCTGCAGCTGGCCGACCTCGACATCGCCGCGTGGATGATCACCACGGTGCGCGAGGCCGCCGAGGCCGCCGGCCGCGACCCCGACAGCATCGCGTTCTGCGTGGCGGCGCCCATGTACATCGGCACCGACCGCGCGCACATGCGCGAGCAGTGCCGGTGGTTCGGGGGCATGGTCGGCAACCACGTCGCCGACATCGTGGCCAAGTACGGCCAGCACGGGGCCGTTCCCGATGCGCTCACCGAGTACATCGCGGGACGCACCGGCTACGACTACAACACCCACGGCAAGGCCGACAACGACCACGTCGACTTCGTGCCCGACGAGATCGTCGAGCGGTTCTGCATCCTCGGCACCGCCGAGGAGCACATCGCCAAACTCGAGCAGCTCCGGGCCCTCGGGGTCACCCAGTTCGCGGGGTACCTGCAGCACGACAACAAGGAGGAGACCCTCCGCGTCTACGGCGAGACCGTGATCCCGGCCCTGCAGGCGCACGTGGCGGCCAAGAAGTGA
- the hydA gene encoding dihydropyrimidinase has protein sequence MTTTLITGGTVVSATGRGEADVLIDGETIVAVLAPGSQLLGTDLAASVDTVIDATGKYVIPGGIDAHTHMELPFGGTAASDTFETGTRAAAWGGTTSIIDFAVQRYGERVEDGLAAWHDKAAGNCAIDYGFHQIIGGVDDDSLRAMDSLIDEGVTSFKLFMAYPGVFYSDDAQILRAMQKSADTGLLTMMHAENGPAIDVLAAQLAEVGKKAPYYHGIARAWQMEEEATHRAIMLANLTGAPLYVVHVSAKQAVDQLAWARDQGWNVFGETCPQYLYLSLEEQLGAFSEEWGQFEGAKWVCSTPLRSRSEGHQHHMWQALRTNDIQMVSTDHCPFCMKGQKELGKDDFRAIPNGIGSVEHRMDLMYQGVVTGKITLERWVELTSTTPARMFGLYGKKGVIQPGADGDVVVYDPHGHTTISAASHHMNMDHSAWEGFEVDGHVDTVISRGKVIVDGGMYHGSKGDGQYLRRGLSQYLV, from the coding sequence ATGACCACCACACTCATCACCGGAGGCACCGTCGTCTCCGCGACCGGCCGCGGCGAGGCCGACGTGCTCATCGACGGCGAGACCATCGTCGCGGTGCTGGCACCCGGTTCGCAGCTGCTGGGCACCGACCTGGCGGCATCCGTCGACACCGTCATCGACGCGACCGGTAAGTACGTGATTCCGGGCGGCATCGACGCCCACACCCACATGGAGCTGCCCTTCGGGGGCACCGCCGCCTCGGACACCTTCGAGACCGGCACGCGCGCCGCCGCGTGGGGCGGGACGACGAGCATCATCGACTTCGCCGTGCAGCGCTACGGCGAGCGCGTCGAAGACGGACTCGCCGCATGGCACGACAAGGCCGCCGGCAACTGCGCGATCGATTACGGGTTCCACCAGATCATCGGCGGGGTCGACGACGACTCGCTCCGGGCGATGGACTCCCTCATCGACGAGGGGGTGACGAGCTTCAAGCTCTTCATGGCCTACCCCGGGGTGTTCTACTCCGACGACGCCCAGATCCTGCGGGCGATGCAGAAGTCGGCCGACACGGGCCTGCTGACGATGATGCACGCCGAGAACGGCCCCGCCATCGACGTGCTGGCCGCCCAGCTCGCCGAGGTCGGCAAGAAGGCGCCGTACTACCACGGCATCGCCCGCGCGTGGCAGATGGAGGAGGAGGCCACCCACCGCGCGATCATGCTGGCGAACCTCACCGGCGCCCCGCTGTACGTGGTGCACGTCAGCGCCAAGCAGGCCGTGGACCAGCTGGCCTGGGCGCGCGACCAGGGCTGGAACGTCTTCGGCGAGACCTGCCCGCAGTACCTCTACCTCTCGCTCGAGGAGCAGCTGGGCGCGTTCAGCGAGGAGTGGGGTCAGTTCGAGGGTGCGAAGTGGGTGTGCTCCACGCCGCTGCGCAGCCGCAGCGAGGGTCATCAGCACCACATGTGGCAAGCCCTGCGCACGAACGACATCCAGATGGTCTCCACCGACCACTGCCCGTTCTGCATGAAGGGGCAGAAGGAGCTGGGGAAGGATGACTTCCGCGCAATCCCCAATGGGATCGGCTCCGTCGAGCACCGCATGGACCTCATGTACCAGGGCGTCGTCACCGGGAAGATCACGCTCGAGCGCTGGGTGGAGCTGACCTCCACGACCCCGGCGCGGATGTTCGGCCTGTACGGCAAGAAGGGGGTGATCCAGCCCGGTGCCGACGGCGATGTCGTGGTCTACGACCCCCACGGACACACCACCATCTCGGCGGCCAGTCACCACATGAACATGGATCATTCGGCGTGGGAGGGCTTCGAGGTCGACGGTCACGTCGACACCGTCATCTCCCGCGGCAAGGTCATCGTCGACGGCGGCATGTACCACGGCAGCAAGGGCGACGGGCAGTACCTGCGCCGTGGCCTGAGCCAGTACCTCGTATGA
- a CDS encoding nitrilase-related carbon-nitrogen hydrolase, which yields MTMVRAAITQTTWTGDKASMLDKHEGFARDAAAQGAQVVCFQELFYGPYFGITQDKKYYRFAEAADGPIVQRFAAVAKELGTVMVLPIYEEAETGVYYNTAVLVDADGTILGKYRKHHLPHLDRFWEKFYFRPGNLGYPVFDTAVGRIGMYICYDRHFPEGWRELGLADAHMVFNPNATKPGLSNRLWEVEGPAAAVANGYFVLQPNRVGREDNEYGDLAVDFYGTSQVIDPRGNFVGERGSGTEEEILVRDLDMEMVREMRDDWQFYRDRRPDSYTRIAKP from the coding sequence ATGACGATGGTGCGCGCAGCGATCACACAGACCACGTGGACCGGCGACAAGGCGTCGATGCTCGACAAGCACGAGGGCTTCGCCCGGGATGCCGCCGCTCAGGGCGCACAGGTGGTGTGCTTCCAGGAGCTGTTCTACGGCCCCTACTTCGGGATCACGCAGGACAAGAAGTACTACCGCTTCGCCGAGGCCGCCGACGGCCCGATCGTGCAGCGCTTCGCCGCGGTCGCCAAGGAGCTGGGCACGGTGATGGTCCTCCCCATCTACGAGGAGGCCGAGACCGGGGTCTACTACAACACCGCGGTGCTGGTCGATGCCGACGGCACCATCCTCGGGAAGTACCGCAAGCACCACCTCCCGCACCTCGACCGGTTCTGGGAGAAGTTCTACTTCCGTCCGGGGAACCTCGGCTACCCCGTCTTCGACACCGCCGTCGGCCGGATCGGCATGTACATCTGCTACGACCGGCACTTCCCCGAGGGATGGCGCGAACTCGGCCTCGCCGACGCGCACATGGTGTTCAACCCCAACGCCACCAAGCCCGGCCTGTCCAACCGGCTCTGGGAGGTGGAGGGACCCGCGGCCGCGGTCGCCAACGGCTACTTCGTGCTGCAGCCCAACCGGGTGGGCCGCGAGGACAACGAGTACGGCGACCTCGCCGTGGACTTCTACGGCACCAGCCAGGTGATCGACCCGCGCGGCAACTTCGTCGGCGAGCGCGGCTCGGGCACCGAGGAGGAGATCCTCGTGCGCGACCTCGACATGGAGATGGTGCGGGAGATGCGCGACGACTGGCAGTTCTATCGCGATCGCCGTCCCGACTCGTACACCCGGATCGCGAAGCCGTGA
- a CDS encoding sensor histidine kinase: MFRPLRPLQTATDIALAAGFFFVAVVFELNAGVGVVGPPTGTLAVLGVIGYVLLFSVALGFRRFSPGVALALAWAGALLQMSLLRGPSLVDFAIFGVLYATAAYGSIRVFWAGLASAVTGAVVITLYLYLGPLYSAPLDLSVLPIAVIVLGGSTFALMLAWTCGALVRTARRARENRLARERAEEEARSEFERARIARDMHDVVAHSLAVVVAQADGARYAAAADPQAATAALQTISSTARAALADVRLLLTQLRHSQGDGPQPGLADLEELWAQVRAAGVDLRVDIDPAPPGEPPASVQIAVYRILQEALTNALRHGRGEVSVRLGWHADRVELAVRNARAVDGAPSADGPRGHGVIGMRERAQLVGGRLEAGEDGDDWVVSATVPIGATV; this comes from the coding sequence GTGTTCCGACCGCTTCGTCCCCTCCAGACCGCGACCGACATCGCGCTGGCGGCCGGTTTCTTCTTCGTCGCCGTCGTCTTCGAGCTGAACGCGGGTGTCGGGGTGGTCGGACCGCCCACCGGGACGCTGGCGGTGCTCGGCGTCATCGGTTACGTGCTGCTGTTCAGCGTGGCGCTGGGGTTCCGCCGGTTCTCGCCGGGGGTCGCCCTGGCGCTGGCGTGGGCGGGCGCCCTTCTGCAGATGAGCCTGCTGCGCGGGCCGAGCCTGGTCGACTTCGCGATCTTCGGGGTGCTCTACGCCACGGCGGCCTACGGGAGCATCCGGGTGTTCTGGGCCGGGCTCGCGTCGGCGGTGACGGGCGCCGTCGTCATCACCCTCTATCTGTACCTCGGGCCGCTCTACTCCGCGCCCCTCGACCTCTCGGTGCTCCCCATCGCGGTGATCGTGCTCGGGGGATCCACCTTCGCGCTGATGCTCGCCTGGACCTGCGGCGCCCTCGTGCGCACCGCGCGGCGCGCGCGCGAGAACCGCCTCGCCCGGGAGCGCGCCGAAGAGGAGGCGCGGTCGGAGTTCGAGCGCGCGCGGATCGCGCGCGACATGCACGACGTCGTCGCCCACTCGCTGGCGGTAGTCGTCGCTCAGGCCGATGGGGCGCGGTACGCCGCGGCGGCCGATCCGCAGGCGGCGACGGCCGCCCTGCAGACGATCTCGTCGACGGCTCGCGCCGCGCTCGCCGACGTGCGGCTGCTCCTGACGCAGCTGCGCCACAGCCAGGGCGACGGCCCGCAGCCGGGCCTGGCCGACCTCGAGGAGCTGTGGGCGCAGGTGCGCGCCGCGGGGGTCGACCTGCGCGTCGACATCGACCCCGCCCCGCCGGGCGAGCCGCCGGCATCGGTGCAGATCGCCGTCTACCGCATCCTGCAGGAGGCGTTGACGAACGCGCTGCGGCACGGGCGCGGCGAAGTCTCCGTGCGGCTGGGGTGGCACGCCGATCGCGTGGAGCTCGCGGTGCGCAACGCCAGGGCGGTCGACGGTGCGCCATCGGCCGACGGCCCACGGGGCCACGGCGTGATCGGCATGCGCGAGCGCGCCCAGCTGGTGGGCGGGCGGCTGGAGGCCGGCGAGGACGGTGACGACTGGGTCGTCTCGGCGACGGTGCCGATCGGGGCGACCGTATGA
- a CDS encoding response regulator transcription factor codes for MSGGDGAIRVVLVDDQALFRAGIRMVVDSQPDLEVVGEAADGREALAVVRAARPDVVLMDIRMPVMDGLAATAELLRDPDPPRVVMLTTFDLDEAAARAIRGGASGFLLKDADPEFLLAAIRTVHAGSAVIAASATRDLFARFADAAPRPVPPAYGGLTEREREIFALAARGLSNAEIAAREYLSEATVKTHISRILTKLALRDRVQLVVFAFEHGLA; via the coding sequence ATGAGCGGGGGCGACGGGGCGATCCGCGTCGTGCTGGTGGACGATCAGGCGCTGTTCCGCGCGGGGATTCGCATGGTGGTCGATTCCCAGCCCGACCTCGAGGTCGTCGGCGAAGCCGCCGACGGGCGCGAGGCGCTCGCGGTCGTGCGGGCGGCACGGCCCGACGTGGTGCTGATGGACATCCGGATGCCGGTGATGGACGGCCTCGCCGCCACCGCCGAGCTGCTGCGCGACCCTGATCCGCCGCGCGTGGTGATGCTGACGACGTTCGACCTCGACGAGGCGGCGGCGCGGGCGATCCGCGGGGGAGCGAGCGGCTTCCTGCTCAAGGACGCCGACCCCGAGTTCCTCCTGGCCGCGATCCGCACCGTCCACGCGGGGTCGGCGGTGATCGCCGCATCGGCGACCCGTGATCTGTTCGCCCGGTTCGCCGACGCCGCGCCGCGCCCCGTTCCTCCCGCGTACGGCGGTCTCACCGAGCGCGAGCGAGAGATCTTCGCGCTCGCCGCGCGGGGGCTCTCCAATGCCGAGATCGCCGCCCGGGAGTACCTCTCGGAGGCCACGGTCAAGACGCACATCAGTCGCATCCTGACCAAGCTCGCGCTCCGCGATCGCGTGCAGCTGGTGGTCTTCGCCTTCGAGCACGGCCTGGCCTGA
- a CDS encoding ABC transporter ATP-binding protein, with product MHISSTDLGLAARVQQLTKTYGTGDSAVRALDGVTIGIRRGEFTAIMGPSGSGKSTLMHVMAGLDAPTSGRAWLGDTEITGLTDLELTILRRRRVGFVFQAFNLVPTLDAIGNILLPFDLDGRRPSALERARIDRLVASLGLSSRLGHRPHQLSGGQQQRVAIARALATAPDVVFADEPTGNLDSRSGREVLRLLADASREHGQSIAMVTHDPVAASHADRVIVLGDGRIAADKPRQSAEEISAFLLAGELSGPASAQVTA from the coding sequence ATGCACATCTCCTCCACAGACCTGGGCCTGGCTGCCCGGGTGCAGCAGCTGACCAAGACCTACGGCACGGGCGACAGCGCGGTGCGCGCGCTCGACGGCGTGACCATCGGCATCCGCCGCGGCGAGTTCACCGCGATCATGGGCCCGTCCGGCTCGGGCAAGTCCACGCTCATGCACGTCATGGCAGGACTCGACGCTCCGACGTCGGGCCGCGCGTGGCTCGGCGACACCGAGATCACCGGCCTGACCGACCTCGAGCTCACCATCCTGCGCCGCCGCCGCGTCGGGTTCGTCTTCCAGGCGTTCAACCTCGTGCCGACCCTCGACGCGATCGGCAACATCCTGCTGCCCTTCGACCTCGACGGGCGGCGTCCCTCCGCACTGGAGCGCGCGCGCATCGATCGGCTCGTCGCATCGCTCGGGCTCTCCTCACGGCTCGGCCACCGCCCGCATCAGCTCTCCGGGGGGCAGCAGCAGCGCGTCGCGATCGCCCGCGCCCTCGCCACCGCCCCCGACGTGGTGTTCGCCGACGAGCCGACCGGCAATCTCGACTCCCGCAGCGGCCGCGAAGTGCTGCGCCTTCTCGCCGATGCCAGCCGCGAGCACGGCCAGTCGATCGCGATGGTCACCCACGACCCCGTGGCAGCCAGTCACGCCGACCGCGTGATCGTGCTCGGCGACGGCCGCATCGCCGCCGACAAGCCGCGACAGAGCGCCGAGGAGATCTCGGCCTTCCTCCTCGCCGGCGAGCTGTCGGGCCCCGCATCCGCGCAGGTGACGGCATGA